Proteins from one Faecalibacterium sp. I3-3-33 genomic window:
- a CDS encoding alanyl-tRNA editing protein produces the protein MQRTEKYFEQDAFRTECESVILAAEPDEKTGGGRIALDGTVFYPEGGGQPADRGTLTLPDGTVLQVQDVHEQAGVIWHTVDALPAAAAPGAAVAGCIDWDWRFDKMQQHTGEHILSGILHQMFGAENVGFHVGTEAVRMDTSVPISPEGLRQAELAANRIVWQDVPVLISYPTREELAALVYRSKKEIEGQVRIVTIPGADVCACCGTHTRTTGQVGQIKILASENYKGGVRLSVVCGARALAAAQAMRARQADIGALLSAKADQTAVAVHRVYDEYTTLKFTHFGLCSQLFDALAQLTAPDADAIRTLPGLDPDGLHRLAVRLTEATTGLCAALTPTEKGTGYCLARRDGDVRALTKALNAALNGRGGGKPGICQGSCAATPEQVERFLKENNKL, from the coding sequence ATGCAGCGCACTGAAAAATATTTTGAGCAGGACGCCTTCCGCACCGAATGCGAAAGCGTCATCCTTGCTGCAGAGCCGGACGAAAAGACCGGCGGCGGGCGCATTGCGCTGGACGGCACGGTGTTCTACCCGGAGGGCGGCGGTCAGCCCGCCGACCGGGGCACGCTGACCCTGCCGGACGGCACGGTGCTGCAGGTGCAGGACGTCCACGAGCAGGCGGGCGTCATCTGGCATACGGTGGATGCCCTGCCCGCTGCCGCAGCGCCCGGCGCAGCTGTTGCCGGCTGCATCGACTGGGACTGGCGGTTCGATAAGATGCAGCAGCACACCGGCGAGCATATCCTCTCCGGCATCCTGCACCAGATGTTCGGGGCGGAGAATGTGGGCTTCCATGTGGGCACCGAGGCCGTGCGCATGGACACCAGTGTGCCCATCAGCCCCGAGGGGCTGCGGCAGGCCGAGCTTGCCGCCAACCGCATCGTGTGGCAGGATGTGCCGGTGCTCATCAGCTACCCCACCCGGGAGGAGCTTGCCGCCCTTGTCTACCGCTCCAAAAAGGAGATCGAGGGGCAGGTGCGCATCGTGACCATCCCGGGTGCGGACGTCTGCGCCTGCTGCGGCACTCACACCCGCACCACCGGTCAGGTGGGGCAGATCAAGATCCTTGCCAGCGAGAACTACAAGGGCGGTGTGCGGCTGAGCGTGGTGTGCGGGGCCCGTGCGCTGGCGGCGGCACAGGCCATGCGCGCCCGGCAGGCGGACATCGGCGCGCTGCTCTCTGCCAAGGCCGACCAGACCGCTGTGGCGGTGCACCGGGTATACGACGAGTATACCACGCTCAAGTTTACACATTTCGGACTGTGCAGCCAGCTGTTTGACGCCCTTGCGCAGCTGACCGCGCCCGATGCGGACGCCATCCGCACCCTGCCGGGGCTGGACCCGGACGGGCTGCACCGGCTGGCTGTCCGTCTGACCGAAGCCACCACCGGCCTGTGCGCCGCCCTGACCCCCACCGAAAAGGGCACCGGCTACTGCCTTGCCCGGCGGGACGGCGATGTGCGCGCCCTGACCAAAGCACTGAACGCCGCCCTGAACGGACGCGGCGGCGGCAAGCCCG